GCTAAAAATAATAAGCAGCGTATGAGACATTGTTTTTCAGATGACTTAAAAAAACATCCcgtggggggagaggggaggagggaggtgttGTCTGTTGTCTAGCAATTTGTTTAGGAAATACCGCTTGTGCATCCAGTCTCAGGTGTGACAGCATGAGCTGGCCGAGGGCACGGGGCTGGTTTTCGCCTGGGTGAGCACAGTGCGAACATGGCCCAGGGCTGCACTTGTTGCTCTGGCAGGTGCCCACGGGCCGTGGTTAATGGAGAGCGCTACAGGGCGGCAACTCTGGCAGTTTGCTTCAGCaggtgggtttggtttgtttttttgataTCAGGTGCTTGCGGGTGAGTCAGGCGCCTTCAGGCAGTGATGCCATGCCCCAGtgatgggcttttttttccctgcacttTAAGGAGGAGTAGGTCACAAGCATTGTGCTCTGGCGGTGACCTGGCTGGAGAGGTGCCAGGCTCGGCAGGTGAGGATGTCTGCATGTTTTCACAAGGCTGATGAGTCTTACGAGTGTAATTTGCCGGTGGAGCTGTGCAAAAATGCCCTGTGCAGCACCTGCAGTAGCACTTGGTGCCAGGCTGATGGGCCTTCTCAGGACCGCTTCGCTGATGCCCCCCTGAAGTAAAGCTCTTCCAAGCCTCTGCTGGTGGCTAACTGGGGAAGGACAGGGAATTGCttccctttggtttttttcatttactagAAACCAGAGCCTTTGGCCAGGAAGCTCTTAGTCCTCCTCACACTGGGTACATGTGCCCCAGGTGtcgtgctccctgcctgtgAAGCTGTGGAGAAGCAACACGATGAGTTAGGGGAAAGCCTGCTGATGTGCATGACATAGCAGGTGAGGATCTCGGGCTCTCTCCACAAACGCATCTTTGGGTCCCAGCTTTAGGGAGGAAGAGTAAGCTCTGCACTATCCCTTTACTATTCCCTTGCGGTAAGCAGTGTCATTTCCCCCTTTTCCAAAACTCCAGCTTCAAACTTCGGAGAAATCAAAATCTGACCTTGGCGAAACACTGTATTCCTTTCTGCCTGCGTCCAAGACAAAATCCTTAACTTGGATGTCTATTCTTCACTGATCCCCAGGGACTCTGTTCCTCAAAGCTGCAACACCTCTGGTAGATGTAATGGAGCCCCAGACACCACCCAACTATTCCGCAGGCAGTAATTACTAGAAAATATTAGAATAGGTGTCTCAGTTCCCCATTTTGAAGTTCAAGGATATGGTTATGTCTTGTTCCTCTTAAAGGCAGAAGTAAAAGCCTAATCTCCCAATGCATACCTACTGGCACTCTGCTGTTGCCCTAGTGTGTGCCTGCTGACTTGGAAGTACGGAAGGAATTTGTATAACATGATCACACATTCAGAATCCGCAAAAAAACCCTTGAGTTATAACAATGACTCATTTTTCTCGCAAACGCTTTGTATTTATTATCTCAGCAAGAATTCAAGACATACATGCATGGGGCATACAGCAAAACATCTGGCCTATATCCAGAATAGGCCTTGAGAAAAACAAACTCGTGTTGATACAGTCATATAGCAGATCCTTTGCAGAAGTAACAATCAGAATCCTAGGGAGGACATCAGCAAGCGCTTGCTCATATACTGGCACTGGTCGCTTGGATCTAGGTCTTTTTCTTGACCTCCCGGTGAATGCTAGCACTCTTGACAATGCtcaaagaaacataaaaacatttcacaaaaagcaaataGTCTTTGCAGATCTAGACAAAAAATACTGTGCTAATACTTAACTCAGATATCCCCATGACAATGCATTTATGggtatacttttttttcataacattCATGTGTGCTACAGCCTGAAGAATTGGGCAGGCTCGATGAAGCCCGCACCTTGTTTCCTACTGAATTTCAAAGCAGCGTACCTTGAGCAGAACACTTttattcaaatacatttcagctACTAATGCTAATGCTGAATTTTCCTGAGAGTCCCAGACAGGCACGATCATTGTTTAGTGTCCTTGATGAAGATTCCAAGACTCCACCAAGCCCAGGACATACAGCGGGAGCTCTTCTGTTGAAGTTGGGGCTGCCTTCGATGAACAACTTTGCTGAGTTGCACGCAGCGCTAGCCTGGGAGCTGGTGTTTAGTCTAGCAGAAACtctttgcatttactttttaataccTGAAAAACTGACCCTGTACATGTCGGCAAAACACATTACTTTGCAATACTAAGATGAATAACAACTATTCTTGAAACATTATGTTCTCACTGAAAAGGTATTAGCTGGCTTAGAGGAGGAGGGAACCATGCATGTGGCTCAAGCCAATGGCAAAGCTCCCAGTAACACCACTGGGACAGGGTTAATTCCTCCATGCGGAAAGCAGGCAAAGTCAGTCAGCTTCTGCTTAGTGAAATCAGTGACAACAAGTAACAGCCATGCACAGTTGGTTGTGACAGAGTGGCCAGAGCTATATAATGACAATTTTGCAAAGGCAGATTCAGAAGAGCTAACcgaaaaattaattataaatacaaacaagaatTCACtacaaggcaggaaaaaatgtaatttgaacAGACCCAGAATTCAGAAAGTGCAACTATACAGCCTTATACAATGCAAATGTACTTACATACAAGGTTAGTCAAGAGAAGAAACTCTGACCATTGACCTAACAGGTAGCTACAAAACGTGATCAGCTTCAGCCATTTTCTTGCTAGCTTGCACccatgaaaaaatactgtttaggATCGTGTCTGACATGAATTGACTAGCAGAGTTACTGTTTGCCTTGATGGCGATCAGCATGCTTAATTCAGCTGCTCCGAAGCCAGCCAAGGGTAGTAACCCCTCAGTGAGATAGGCATAATGGATCCATCCACTGGATATGCTACAGTGGCTTCTTCATTCTGGAACCGAAATGAGGTTCccatgaaatggaaagaaaataaagtacaaGGGAAGAACCTTCATGTGTAAGTATAGTTAAACATTCAGAAATCCAAGGCTACTTTCCTGTACTGACTGTAACATTCAATTCTATTGATATTATTTCTTCAAAGAGAGGTAGTTGCTTTCTTTGAATAAATAACATTCTCAAGAAAACTTGAGATTCAACTCGGATTCAACTTTAAGGTCTACTTCTATTTAAGAGTTATTTTGTTACTTATAAAGACACAGCAGTATTGTACTGTTCTCGAGAAATTCTTTGTAATGTTGAAAGAAATCTTCCACCAAACATACATACCTCAGTATCTGTATTTGTgtaatatatattcatatatgtCTTATATAATGCTATACTAAAGTATGCTCCCTTCTGTGTTGCATGAAGTATTTCCTTTATTATCAGAAAACATTATGCTTTCTTCTAGTTAATATAATGTACTTTTATGTCatgttttgaacattttttcatacTATTTTCGAGCCTAACAAGTAGCATTTAATTAATAGTTCTGTGAAATACTCCTTTCATACACATGGGGTgcacatatttatattttgtatatatattatatatatatacaaatatatacatatatgtattataGACTAGAACCATGCAACATTGTGTTGATTCATAGAATTGTAATTTTTAGTCCACAAAGCAACATCCTGTAACAAATAACCTTTCAATAAAGATAGTGGTttaattaacaaattaaataatcCCACCACCAGATTCCTGCCCAGCAGAATCCATGcttgagaaaacaaaagcagtcagAAACCGAGCAACTGGCTTTTGCCTTGTGATATACAATCCCATGTTCCAAGACACTGACTTTATTTGGCTTCTTCCCGAAGGTGGTCCAAGCTCCTCGGTGAAACGCAGCTGTGGGACACGAGGACCAGAGGGTGACTGGGGAAACTAGCTTCCTGGAAGTCTTCTCAGACCAGGCTGCAGGGCAAGTTCTGTCTTGCCCCAAGACTCCCCATCGCATGGCGAGGGGCTCTGCCCATcgctatcttttttttttttccacctggcATTCATACGCCAATATTGCTGTAACATTCCTCAAAGAAATCATGTTGCGACAGCCATCCTTCAGCGGCTACAGGCAGCAGAATACAACGCAAAGAGCTTTCTTCATCTCCCAGTGTCAGTGAAGTCTCTTGTTCCGAATCCACAAAGCCAAGGTCTTCCCCTGCTTTTCAGCACACCGTGTCCGAGGGGAGCTCACGTTTCGGGGCAGAACAGCTTTGCGAGCAGGTTCAGGATCTTCTGCCGCAGGTCCCACTTGTCGCCTATCCTGCGCAGCTGGAGGGCGCACTCCGCCACCACCTCCCGCTCTGCAGGGGACACGCACGGCCGTCAGCCACCCGCACCGCCGCCTGCCCACCcatctctgtttttaattttaacgAGATCTGGACAAcattgaaaatttttttcagtttttcccttttttctcaaTATTAACCCCCCCACTACGAGCAGCCGCTgtaccacccccaccccccacccccgccccgcaCCCACACGGGCGGCCGCAGCCGCAtcccgcggcgcggcgggagctGCCCCCGCTCccggtgctggagctggggagggcagcagaCCGGCTGGAGAAGCGTGTCCCCCCCCGCCACCCACCAACACCCGGCTGCCTTCACCGTCCGGTACCTGCGGGAGCGGCGGGCTGCGCGGCCTTGCGCAGGGTCCTCCCAGGCATCATCGCGACGGCGAGGCACGGCACGGCGGGGCACGGCACGGCggggcacggcacggcacggctccGCGGCGGTAAGAGAgtgcgggcgggcggggcggaGCGCGGCCCTAAgagcggcggcgcggcggggcttTCCCCGCGCCGT
The nucleotide sequence above comes from Gymnogyps californianus isolate 813 chromosome Z, ASM1813914v2, whole genome shotgun sequence. Encoded proteins:
- the PMAIP1 gene encoding phorbol-12-myristate-13-acetate-induced protein 1; this encodes MMPGRTLRKAAQPAAPAEREVVAECALQLRRIGDKWDLRQKILNLLAKLFCPET